GGATTTGGTAAGTGTGAAGCAGAAAAGGAAGCccagaaaaataaatcaattacaGCTTCAATCAccacatttttaaaatttttcaccCATGTACACCTAAGTGTGCATGCTACCACGCTTTAAGCTGGTCTCCAGGCTCAGAAAGGGTGAATCCAGGAGGATGCTAGAAACTATGTACTGCATATCTGAAACTCTAttacaaacaaaagaaaaatgaacttgcATTTGAGTTTTGAGACATGTGAcagaccccacctagtgggaattAAGGCTTCTTCTTGTCATATTTGTGTTTTGAGACACCATCATGGATTCTATCACACTAGAAAATTCCAATTACTAGGTGATGTATGGCTATCTATAAAAGGAAGCCAACTGCTACAATTGGACAACAAGGACCATCTGAGTAAACGACACAATCTGGTACTTTCAATATTGTTGTCATCAAACCCAAAATCTATGcaacggtaaagcaaataaacaaaGGAGAAAAAACAAACACCAAGATTTACATTTTTCATCTTTAAATACCTACTCGTACAGGTGAGAGGAGAGAACTTTCATTATGAATCAAACAAAGGTACACTAAAGATCAGAATCACTCAAACAAAACCCCAACCCAACCTCATGCAGAAGACAAAATTGTCCAAATCCGATGAACATAACAGACATTTATATATATGACCTGGAAATACAAAACGACTAATTGGGttgaatataatttaatataacaTGTTTTAATAGTCCAAAATCGCTAACCATCCAAAATTGCCTTGCGATTAAGCTAATCTATGGTTGTTAAATCCATATCTTTATGAAACCACGTGTACACCAATGGGCTGCCTATAAAGGTCTATATGTGCATGTATTACCCAGCAGCTGCTAAAATGAATAACAAGTGAcaaatcataaaatcatgatCATATTTGTATGTTGGATTCTTTTCAATCATTAAGATCTTTTTTCACCTCAAAGTCGTTAACTGTTGTGATATGTAGCTCATATACTGAATGAGATGCATGTACAAGAAGAGAACATGGTGGAAAATCAAAGTGCTGAGGAGCAgcagggaaaccgtcgacggtttggcaccCAATTTCAGACAATACGCATTATGTCTAAACCCGTCGACGGTTGGCTCGGGAACCCAGcgcaaattttttgaattttgaaagaggCACTTTAATATGGTTGGAGTTTGAAGGGAAAACCTCCAGAACTCTATTTGTATGTCATATCAAATGTATTTGTAGAGGAATGGTTGTAAAATAAGAGTGGTGTACACTGTTTATTTcttttggacaagaagatagcgAATTTTGTCATTTGTTCCCATGGATGTAGGCGTTGCCGAACCACGTACTTCCTTGTGctattgttattgctttcatatacttgttgtggttgtggattgtacTGTATATTCATCATTTACTGCATTGTGTGTGATGGGGATCAACAAGCCCTACCTATGTCATTTTCAAATGTTATGACACATGGACGGCCTCccgatgtccacatttcctttacTGATATGTTGACATGTGGACAACCCTttgatgtccacatttcctttgctgacatgatgatacgtggacgacctcccgatgtccacatcGATTCATAATTGTTCGTAGATTTTGAATAGATTATTTGAAGACTTGTTTTGAATACTTTTCAGTGTGAGAAAGACCCAAGTAGAGATGCCGAAGCAAGTccgagttcaagacccatgtgggccccacatggctccatTGGGCCCACATGAATTGGGtctccctttgacttttgtttgtatttaatttgtaaacatgcaagacaacttgcttgcatgtgtatgttaggaaattgtgtgagtatgtctagtgagttggagtgttagtaagttgtgcaTAGTATTTATTGTGGCTAGAAAGCtggagcatttattttgttagtaacttgtaagagtaattaatgtgtctagtaagttggtgtctttattatttgggtctcccatgcttgtgtgggaattgttagtagtttaatgtctttgtccccccatgctagctatatatataccccttcattgtaagaactatgtagagagaaaagtattgatattgaaaggaaattcctttgttGAAGCTCGTTAAGCTTTGCCCAATCCTTGTAGTTGTGTAGTGAGAGGCTCGTCGTTTTCctcggagatcaagtggtgagagaccattattctatccagcgactccatccctatcccacctTCATGACGTCCCTCCATCACCCACACGACCATCACCAAGTTACACCCCAAGACCACCAATCCATCATTTCATTTGCTACATGCATATCCATATTTCAAAGTGTGCATGAAGAACTTCAGATGAGTTCTAACTATCCTCCAATGCATCCACACGAACACACCAAAATACCCCCCACACGGTCACTTCCCCTCCATTACATTGCTGTGTTCGTCTCAGTGTTTCAAAActtgttccaaggaattttctagcgtggtctaagacttgtgttgaacaacatcaagtcatccaaacaattaTCTTGGTAATtttagtacttgtgtttgaatccttgctaTATATTGTAGACCCTTGCTTATATTGAAGTCTTTGCTTGAAAGCCTGAAATTCCATACTTGAATACCACATTTAAATTCATTAACTTCAATATTGATACGTGCTAGTTTAAAATCAACTGTGGGAATATTGCTTGCTAGACATAGAACTTTATTCTAGAAATATTGAAATAGCATCTTTTCcgcatttaacttgattcctttgtgaaagaactcttagGACTTATTTTTTAACAACATCATACAccctttgaaaatcccaaaacatGTAAAATGTCATCtggtttattgtgtttatgttcggataattaattcttaatttaaagtgtattaagtgtatgtgcttgtgtgagggttgaaactGTAGGACATAGGTTGACCTGTCCTACACCAGTGTGTTTGATCCTACACAAATATATTCCGCTGTGCAATTCGTTTTTCACAACATTAACATTTCTCAAGTATTTGTTTTCATAACCAATGGTACTCAGGTCCCCTTTAGGGCCTGACTAATCCACAGACTGGAGGGGCCTTTCCATAAGTCCCACCCTCCTCTAGGTAAGCAAGTACAAGATTCAAACCCCTAACTAACAACAAACATTATCCATGCCTTGGATAGTGGGGCAACACATGGGAGGTTAACATTTCTCTAGCAGTAGCCTTGGTTTTATACAACTGTGTAGATAGGTGCAGCAAACCAGTTTTAAAGTTGTTCAAATTTACCTTTGGCTGAGAGAAGGCTAATTTCTTGATTTTGGTGAAGTGCTTTGATGAACCACCTTCCACGACATATGATGCTAGGGTGAAAGGAGCCCCAACAAAACCCAAAACAGCTGCTTCATTATCTACCTGACAAATCAAAGATACAGATGAATCTACTCAGTTCTAAATATCAACCAAGTTCAAAAACATTAATTAAACATTTATATTATCTGATAATATCAGCTCATATTGCCAATGTaagatatatataatatgatttgaATCATCAAATATGCCAGTCTATGAAACAGTGGGAAAAAAGATAAATCAAAAGTAAAAAATTGCACACATTAAGGATCTCCATAGGCCGTACTTGGGACACGTAAACCTACAATGCCTCTTATGATCAAACTCCAACTCAGACAACTGTAgccaaatgaaatgaaaataaacaCAAAACAACCAGGATTTACATGGCTCAGCTTTCAAGCCTGCATACATTGAGCAAGGGAGGAGAGAAGAATCAAACAGAGATATAATAAACATTGGAATCACACAATGCTCTCATATCTTAGCCCCAGATACACCCAACCTCACAGAGGAAAGAAAAATGTTCAAACCGAATGAACAATTGAGCATAACAAATATACTTGTCTTATGAAAAAGATTGTCAGGTCCGGTCTGTCTCCACAATACCTCTGTTTAATTCATAGTTTAAATTTTCATGATCCTTCCCAGTGGACAAAGGGTTCAAACTTCAaagtcaaaccacgtaaatcctGGTGTTTGCTTTGAGCTATTTTTACTTTGGTACTTTTATATTATTTACAGTTGCACTGACTAGGAGACTGATTTTAACAGACCTTGTAGCTTTATGcgtctgatctttgcctttgagTTCACCCCAACGAAAGGGTCCTATATCAGTGGGCTTTATACATAAGAATCGAAGACATTGGGGTTATATGCACAAGATGCCAAACCTTTTTccatttgagaaaagaaaaaggttTAGTAACATTAATGATGATAAAGGTTCTTTCCTGTAAATATTTCAAATTTCCTTGGTGCCATATGAGGCAGCAGTTAAGTGCTTCTGCCTTTAAAGTAATAAAACACCAATCTGGTCAGAGAATTGATAAAATTATCTCAACATGCAACATGTGAGTAAAAAGAGAGGTTTTTTTAGTTACTAAATTGAGAATTAACAAAAGGGTCATTCTCTAGGAAATTAAAGGAAAACATGCCAAGTCAGACCTCTTGTCTCAAGATTGTCAATGCTTCCCCAACGTATGGGACAAAATCCTCAGGATTGAATTCTCTCACTTGATCAACATCAGCTGCTGTTCTCAAAGGATTAAATATGACAGGACCTCTACCTTTTATAATGTCAAAAGGTATATTCATTCCAGAGAGAGGGGTAAGTATGTCTGAAAATAAAATGACCTGTTACGACAGAGAACGAAGAAAATATAATGAGCAGTTGGCTCATAGCAGTAATTAGAAAcaaaatgtgaatttatgtgaTAAGTTTATTGTCCATTTATAAATCCAGGCTTAGCTTAGCATGGTAGGAAGGATAGTGTTTTCAGGCAATTGAATATGCAAAGCTGATGATTTGGGCATGTACATTTACAAAGTGAAATGCTTGAATCTCAAATTATAAGAATGACATATAGCAAGGTGTCTTACCCCATCAGGCCTAAAAACCTTCCACGGCTGTAGAGAAATTTCCACTACAAGATCAACATTTTCTGATCTTTCACGAAAAGATGGATACTTCTCGCAGATGACTTGATAACTCTATCATATGAAATGTTCAAATAATTGATATTTGAATTATAAGACATTTAGGCACAACTGCAATAAAAGGAAATAACTACGAGCAAACCACCTTGGTTATGTACAGGCATGATTTTCAAATGCAACATAAAATCAAATAACAAAGAGCAAAACCACTCGGTCACTGCTAGGAAGAAAAGAAACAGATACCAAAATGAGAGGATACATGAATAGTTAAAATGAGAGTTTAATTAGAAAAATAGATGCAAAAGTACAATTTCTAACATGTTAGACCACATGATTCTTATGATAAAATAACTACTGTCCTAAAAGCAACCTGATACTGGCTTGCTTAAGAAAAAAGGACTTCGGCTTCCTACACTCAGTTCAAACCTCAAGGTTAAACAGAATTACAGATAGACACAATCATCATCAAGTGACACAGAATCAGGCCACTCCTGGGTCTTTGATTTGTAGCTAAGATTTTGGTTTCTGATTTCTGGATATAAAATACCTTTCTTAACCAAGGTTGGAAGAAACAAAAATATATACCAATGTGGAAGTCTTGAAGTTAAAATACTGCCTACCAAGAGCAAATATTGGTGCTATCTGTCATGAAACCCTAAACATGAGATAATTCAGTTGATCACTTTCTATGGACCTTCACTGGTGGGTTATAATGTGCTCCTTGGATGAAGATTCAGCATTGTAGAAGCATTCATAGAAATGTGCAGATTAAATCTACAATCAATCTGTGAATTTCAGAAATGGAAAATTTTAATGTAAAATGACAGCAACAATATGGCATGATATTTTGGTAAagatttttagtttcttttttttcttttttttttggtttggagGGTAGAGGAGATTGAGTGTTTTAAACAACTTCATGCATTCTTTCAAGTAGCATATTTCTAGGATAATTTTGAATAAAACTTAAGTGTTTCCATAGGAATAGAACAATTATAATATAAGGATTAGATAATTTATAAAAGAAGATATGTTgtcatcataaaataaataacaatgaaaaaaattttatgaatCCATAATGAAGAAAAGACAAGGAATAACTAATCCCAAATTTTACCATTATTCTATGTTTGGAGAAGTcttggatttggagttgtatggatttaaataagatatcatatacaattgtattgaaatttgtccaaatccaaattcaaggtccaaaatccatgctcccaaacacagcaTTAGAATGTTTCCTATCCTATTTCATGTTATATGGAATGAGCTGTTGCACACGTGACTTTTTTTCTACATTATTAAAACCCTAGAATTTTTTTCTTACATTTCTCATATTATTCCATTTCAGTCCTAGGAATATACTCCACCAAACCAAACCCAACCTCAATGACTGATGATCAAGTGAGATGCAAATTCTTTAGATCAAATCTTTCCCATAAAAAATAACTAGGATTCTTGACTATTGAGAACAGAATCATAGCTTGACAAACCATCGAACAAGAACATTAACTGATGCTACTAAAAATGCTAGCTCGCATTAGACCTGCCTTCATATACCTCCCTGCCTGCCTCATAAGCCAGACAGGGGGCCTTTCAACGGCATCCCCTCGAACAGCATTAAGCAATAGGGGTTCGGTTGCAGAGACAGCCTTGGGTTCAGCCACAGTTCCTGGAAGGAAGATTCAAGAATAAGAACTCTACACTACTGATCAAAACAAAGTGTTAAGTCATTCGCACAAAGCTAGAGATTTACTAACTTCAATTGGACAATGTACGACATTAATGCTACAGAAATCGTTTGAAGTCTAGGAAAAAGATGAAGTCAAAGCCAATCCAAGGCATAACAGAATCACTCAAAAGGGACAATAATTGGGAAAGATTATTCTAGTCAGTAGACAAAAGGAACATTAAGGAAGAGAGAAATTGATAGATACCTCCAAGGGAACAGCGGATTCTAGGCGGCTTTGAGTTGCAGAGATAGGAGAATTTTGACGTATTCGGGAGAGAGGCGAAAGAAGAGACTGAGCAGTTGCAGATGCACGACATGTTGGCCGCCCTCAATTTCCAAGCTTCAATCTTCTTCTCAGAGATGAAAGGTTCTACGCATTCTCCGTCGATCACTCTCGAACTTAAATTTCCTCCTGGTTTTGGTTTCCGCTATAGCTAAGCGGACGGAAGAGGGTCTTCGCTTGGATGAGGGAAGGAAGCACAAAGATAAGATAAACTTTATATTGCACTCCGCCTTCATACATAATAAATTGGATTGCGTAGTAGCATGATCTTAGTTTGGACTTATAAAAGGGTATGTATAGTTACACTCAGCTCTTATAATTTTAGTCTGTTACATTGACAACGAAAAACAAATTCATTCATCTCAATAAGCATTTTATTGAATTGAAATATTATCGTTGGTCAGGGATTCAAGCAAAAAATTTCAAATTaggatttattttgattttaagaAATTTTTATTGTTGTGCCATCTTATCgtcatactattttaatatttaaaattaagttTTTCGAATAAATTACTTGCTTTGTatgaatttttattaaaatattttaatatctaaaattaaatcaatcattttatataaattatttaattacaaTTGAAATAAAATACCATGTGAATttataattcaaataaataaaaatgtccataaaaattctaattttttaaataaaaaaaaaaacaattccaaaaattatttttaccattttcaattttcatataCAATAAAACTACACTTGGAGCACTAAAAAGCGAATttaacaatataacaataaaataaagagtTAAATCCATTTATATTTTTACTACACTATTTTATATTCTATATTCTtttacatatttattatttttatattttttgcaaTTGTAATTCATTTCAAGGACAATAATGAGCTTAAATTAGTTATGTTTTggattattttaatttaaaaaatactaaTGAAATAAGTtactaatattttttatttaaaatttctacttttaattttaaaattttttatttctaagttttattttcttaatttttaactgCCTAAAGGTCCCAAAATTTCCTACATTCCTGCTATTATTATTAAGAACAACATTTACTATTAATAACATGTTCGGTTTGTGAATggaatagaaaagaaaatttgaaaaaaaaaaaacatataaaataaaagacaaaaagCAGGAGATTTGACAAAGACCCGccttaaggttttaaaaattcttAAGACATGGGATTTCATGAATTTCATGGACCCCTTAAAATTTACGAAAAAGACACAAATCACCTCTTATATtttaccccaaaaaaaaatagTTCTTTTGAGGAaaggtttgtatctttttgacaaacctcaaaaagttgatatttttgaaatcttataaAAGGTGTATGATATTTTtcaaaccacaaaaaaaaaaaaaaaaaattctgtctTTTCGTCAAGCCTTAGAGGGAGTAAATATCTTttacccaaaaataaaataataaatttaatttcattcCTCTATCGATTGTATTCTATTAGTGACTAGTAAAAATCTCCATGAACATACCACGCAAGAGAATCATGTCAATGCACCAACAGAACCCAATGCTGACATGCAGAATCTGCATTCACACTTCAAAAGATAGAAATGGACATGCGGGTGAGAAAGTCTAAATTGGGGGACAGAAAGATAGAAATGAAATTTATAGAACTATAACGAACTAATATGAATGTGATACaaccatattttattttattttattttatttttttgtagggATAAAAAGGGAGTGGGGCAAAAGTTACAGGAAGTTGAGGAAAGGGTGTGGTGTCAAAATGGATCAAAATATGGTGTCAACGGTAAGCTTTCTTTTGGGAGGAGATTTCTCAATAATCTGCTTCTGCAGATCCATGAAGGCAGAACCCTTGTGAGCAAATAGTCTCCGCAGGTTTATGACAGAAAGCTCACTAAGGCTGGCCACTGCTAGATCTGCCTGCACCAAATCATACCTGCATTGGCCAAACATAAGTTCCTCATCCTACAGAAAATCtgtcaaagaaggaaaaaagTAATAGTAATGGGGGCATTTGGATGTCCAACAGATGTGTAACTATCTTTTTGCTCCTCGTGGAATTATTTATTTAACTCAAGAATTAGAAGAGGAACCATCTTGACAAATCTTGGAATTAATAAGGAAATAATGAACTCCAAACATTGTGATGGTGCTAATGCTACGATGCAAATGCATTAAGGTTGAGattgggagaaaatattttagaccttaaatttggatttggaaaaaatgtaatataaacTTTTGTTGTTTATgatgtggctcttatacttagagtttcttaaacaaaggaagaaaaacataagaaggGCTGCacagcaaggactcgtcgacgagtgccctatcCTCATCGACAAGGAGATCTCAAGAGGCCCAAAAGTTTAGAAAtcctgagataccgagagcaggaaaatgggctcgtcaacgagtgtccttgttctcgtcgacgaacccatcttctcgtcgacgagaacgcTTGGGCTGCAAaaagaaatttgaatttcgaatttaaacgttggggtggttgggttaTTGAAGGGAAACCTCTAAGAGGCTTCTATATATGTACTTTTGAACGTATTTGTACATAGAGATCATTGTAAAACTTGTGTATTGTGGCGTTTCACATTGTAGTGAATATTGAATGTCATTTGCTTTCATTCTTGTGTTATTGCTTCTTGTTTTCTCATTCATAATGGTTGAGTATTATTGAGACTTggagtttcttttgtttttacaTTTCCGCTGTGTGTGTGTCCTATACCTGAattttacaacaaattggtatcagagcgattgttatcatggcatcgggatcatcttctacaagatttgacatcgttaaattcgatggaaccgggaattttggtttatggcagaggagcgTGAAGGACTTTCCTGTACAATAAGGAATGGCTAAGCCTCTACTTGACACTCAaccagaaggaatggatgaggcaacataggtaaatttgaaagcaaaggccgcttctacaatacgattatgtttggccgatgaagtactctatcgggtggtggaggaggattctctagcggctatatggcgaaagttagagAGCCGGTACATGTTCAAATctcttaataataaattttttcttaagcaacgtttgtaTTGACTTAAGATAGTTGAAGGATCAAGCTTGGATCAACACATTAAtacttttaatcaaatcattagtgatttgatgagggttgatgtcaagtttgatgaggatgataaggctttgatatTGTTAAATTCCTTACcgtcgactcatacctatgaaaaccttgtgaccactcttacgtggggaaatgagactcttgatctagaagaggtaacaagtgtcttgttgaattttcatcaaagattgaaaatatgtggtAAAGGAGAAgaacttgtggtaaagggtagtaacgatcgtggcaaaggaaagtttaaaagtgGGTCCAGTCAAaaatcccgaaatcaatccaaggaggaaatccagtgttataaatgcagtaaaaaagagcatgtgaaaccggagtgtccggattggaagaagggaaattctgaGAAACATGAAGGTGtttcaaaatctgcaaatgttgTTCAAAAAGGAGATTCAACATGTAGTGATGGtggatgttctatcagtttcaatggggtcggataatctaatggactcttggatacttgactcagcatgttcttatcacatgactctgaataaggagtggttcagcacttacaggttagtaaattttgGATCAGTTcgtatgggtaatgatgcttcttacaagatcattggcataggaaatgtaaagattaaAATACTTGATGGTGCTCTGAGAACGTTGtgcaatgtaagacatataccagaattgagaaagagtttgatatcatttGGTACCTTGGATTGTAAtaactttaattacaagtccaaataTGGAGTCTCGACAGTATGGAAAGGTAAtatgactgtaatgaaagggcagaaactaaatgggaatatctacacattgcagggaactaccgttgtaggtggagttgcaaccgtggatgctgaattagatgagaccgtcttgtagcatatgcgccttgggcatattaaggaacatggcatgaaagaactacacaagaggaaactcttcaAGGGCTGCTTGAAATTATGTCAACTGGAATTTTGCAAGATTTGTATTCTTAGAAAACAAAATAGGGCAAAGTTCATATCAGCTACTCACAAGACAATTATTgactatgtgcattcagatgtttgggaccCAGTTAGAGTTACATCAAAGGGTgaacatgtgtattatgtgagtttcattgatgattactcacggaaagtCTAGGTTTATTTCATGCGTCACAAATTAAAatatgtttgccaagtttaagatttgaaaGGCTGAAGTGGAGAACCAAACGGGTAGGGAAATCAAATACTTGAGATCGGataatgggactgagtacgctgattctcgatttatggagttttgtgcaaaGCAAGGTTAAGAGACCCTTTACAGTTCgtcggacacctcaacaaaatagtGTGGTAGAAGGGATGAACCAGACTCTTGCTGATAGGACTCGGTGTCTCAGATTAAATGCAGGACTACCAAAGAATTTTTGAGCCGAAGCTgctagtatgacttgttttcagGTAAACAGATCACCAAGAGCGTCACTTGagggtaaagtggcggaagaggtatagacgggaaatgtagtagactattCCAAATTAGAATTATTCAGGTATCCAGtctatgttcacgtgtctagtgaggagaggtctaagcttgacccaaagtctcgtcgTCGTATTTTTTTGGGGTATCCAAtgggtgtaaaggggtacaagctatgggacctagttgcaaataaggtggtgattagtaaggatgtagtctttgatgagaaggctatagtaaagcgtactcaagaatgtgatgaacaGAAATAGAAGCCAGAAAGCTAGGACAGTGATGAACATgtcgtgcaggtggagttggaagctcagggcaacggaaatgatcatggtctcaCGGTTGTAGAGAGCTCTAGCTCAAGAAACTAGCGAGTTGACGatcttcctatacggagatccataCGCACTATTAGGCCTCCGCCAaagtatgggtttgaagagttaatGTCTTATGTTTTTCTAATCAGTTGCAAtaatccaactacatttcaagggGCAGTGCACGACTAGGAGAAAGGTAGATAGATGGGAGTAATAATTGAGGAAATAGAGTCACtacgtaaaaatcaaacttgggagttggtggagcttccagatgagaagagaccgattgggtgcaaatgggtgtacaggaagaAGGACGCAATATCAGAAAAagaaggtgagaagttcaaggcacggttgatggcaaaaggatactcataaatgaaggggatagattatgatgagatcttttctccaatggtccgacatacttctatcagaattgtgttggggtttaTGATCTTTacttggaacaaatggatgtgaagatgacgtttcttcacggtgacttggaggaacaaatctacatggtacagccgaagggattcattgaaccgggaaaagaaaatttagtttacaggttgaagaagtctctttatgggctgaaacagtctccaaggcaatggtataaacggtttgattcttacatgatcaaaattggctacaaagatgtgagtatgattgctgcgtatatgtgaacaaacttgataaTGACTcgcttattttcttgttattgtatatcaatgatatgttgatagctacaaaagatttaactgaggtgaatcagttaaaggacttgttgcataaggaatttgacatgaaggatcttggttcagccaagaaaataatTGGGATGGAAATTCGCCGAGACAAGAttgcagggagattatggctatctcagggcggttatgtgcataaggtgttggaaaggtttagcatggttgTTAATGCAAGACCGGTAAGTACACttctagcgaatcattttaagttgtctactgcagattacccaagtacggatgaggaaatCTAGGACACATCAAAGGTCCCCTATACTAGTGTTGTGAGGAGTTTGATGTATACCATGGTATGTATGAGACCAAATTTGGCACATGTTGTAAGTGTGGTAAgcaagtttctttctaatccaggaAGACAATATTGGGAAGTTGTACAATGGATACTTAAATACTTGCCAGGTACATCGA
This region of Malania oleifera isolate guangnan ecotype guangnan chromosome 10, ASM2987363v1, whole genome shotgun sequence genomic DNA includes:
- the LOC131165525 gene encoding uroporphyrinogen decarboxylase isoform X2; amino-acid sequence: MSCICNCSVSSFASLPNTSKFSYLCNSKPPRIRCSLGGTVAEPKAVSATEPLLLNAVRGDAVERPPVWLMRQAGRYMKSYQVICEKYPSFRERSENVDLVVEISLQPWKVFRPDGVILFSDILTPLSGMNIPFDIIKGRGPVIFNPLRTAADVDQVREFNPEDFVPYVGEALTILRQEVDNEAAVLGFVGAPFTLASYVVEGGSSKHFTKIKKLAFSQPKVLHALLKKFTASMAKYIQYQADCGAQAVQIFDSWATELSPVDFEQFSLPYLKQIVDSVKKTHPSLPLILYASGSGGLLERLPLTGVDVVSLDWTVDMAEGRRRLGPDVAVQGNVDPGVLFGSKEFITDRINDTVRKAGKGKHILNLGHGIVVGTPEENVAHFFEVAKGIRY